A window of the Miscanthus floridulus cultivar M001 chromosome 14, ASM1932011v1, whole genome shotgun sequence genome harbors these coding sequences:
- the LOC136505145 gene encoding F-box protein At5g07610-like, which yields MEGGSCRAAAASAVLPVPDELIVEILARLPAKSLCLCKCVSRAWRAFISDPANRRRFAQTLSGLFFSRPYGSRPTWDFVGLSMSSVLPPPPGVDAALSFLPPTCGEMELLDSCNGLLLLRCEDSRERPSPPPFYVVCNPATGEWVALPQPSRVPGFVGYSTTVGRTMDTGSAALGFDPSISPHFYVFQLVQVLTHLDFFVRAVEIYSSQTGRWVLSEIELQGEMADESDYIHFTGQMTYFKGFLHLCMRFNAVVSVHTEGKTWKISQLRHRQHEGYCPVFSVCHSQGRLLFVDSNDRSSDVMSIYVLEDLDSEEWTWVFKQSIEKPDLFVPRMPQRIWDYDTAAFHPDSDLIFFYDWSQKRLVSYDMKHRDVHVICTLEVPYFEFRKFLPYVPLYSGALPSSCLN from the coding sequence ATGGAGGGAGGGAGCTGCCGGGCGGCAGCAGCGTCGGCTGTCCTCCCGGTTCCGGACGAGCTCATCGTCGAGATCCTCGCGCGGTTGCCAGCCAAGTCGCTCTGCCTCTGCAAGTGCGTCTCGCGGGCCTGGCGCGCCTTCATCTCCGATCCGGCCAACCGTCGCAGGTTCGCGCAGACGCTGTCAGGCCTCTTCTTCTCCCGTCCCTACGGCAGCCGTCCGACCTGGGACTTCGTCGGCTTGTCTATGTCTTCGGTTTTGCCTCCGCCTCCCGGCGTTGATGCGGCTCTCTCCTTCCTGCCCCCCACCTGTGGGGAGATGGAGCTGCTGGACTCTTGCAATGGGCTGCTCCTCTTGCGGTGCGAGGACTCAAGGGAACGGCCTTCACCACCACCCTTCTACGTCGTGTGCAATCCAGCCACAGGGGAGTGGGTTGCCTTACCCCAACCAAGCCGTGTCCCGGGTTTTGTTGGGTATTCTACCACTGTCGGTCGAACCATGGACACCGGCTCAGCAGCACTAGGCTTCGATCCATCAATCTCCCCGCATTTCTATGTGTTTCAGCTGGTGCAGGTGTTGACTCACTTAGATTTCTTCGTCCGGGCAGTGGAGATATACTCATCCCAAACTGGCAGATGGGTTCTCAGTGAAATCGAGTTACAGGGTGAGATGGCAGATGAGAGCGACTACATCCACTTCACAGGCCAAATGACCTATTTCAAAGGCTTCCTGCATCTCTGCATGAGGTTCAATGCAGTTGTCTCAGTGCACACAGAGGGCAAGACATGGAAGATCTCCCAATTGCGGCACCGGCAACATGAGGGTTATTGCCCTGTTTTTTCTGTATGTCATTCTCAGGGACGCTTACTTTTTGTTGACAGCAATGACAGGTCGAGTGATGTCATGTCAATCTATGTTCTTGAGGATCTTGACAGTGAGGAATGGACGTGGGTCTTCAAGCAAAGCATCGAGAAGCCAGATCTATTTGTACCAAGAATGCCACAAAGGATATGGGACTACGACACAGCTGCGTTTCATCCAGACAGCGATTTGATTTTCTTCTATGATTGGTCTCAGAAAAGACTGGTGTCCTATGATATGAAACACAGGGATGTGCATGTTATATGTACTCTAGAAGTGCCCTATTTTGAGTTTCGCAAATTTTTACCGTATGTTCCGTTGTACTCAGGGGCATTACCATCATCCTGTCTCAACTAG